The Pseudomonadota bacterium genomic interval ATCCGCCGCCGGCGGCGGATAGGGTGTCTCCGCACAACCGATGAAACAGCGCTCGATCTTGAAGTTGAACAGGTTGTCGAAGGCTTCCTCGAAGCTGGCGCCGTACTGATGCACCGAGGACCCATAGGAACACGGCCAGGGCGGATCGGTTGCCAGCCATACCGGCTCGCCGGATACCGCGCAGGCAGACCGGAACAGCAAGGCAAGCATCGCACCTTTGCGGGTATTGTCCATCTGCAAGCCCGTCCACTCCCTGGTTGAGAACACTGCGGCGAACCAACAATTCAGGCAGCGTGCGTTGCATGTCGCAGCCCGCTTGCGCGGCCTCGATGCGGCAGCGCAGCGGCTGCATCCGTAAAACGTCCGGACAGTATGGTGTGGATTGTGGCGGCAGACACCCGGCGATGCGAGCGGCCTGGTGTAGGTGAAATCCGATAGTCGCGAGGTGCGGGCTGGGTGCGACTACAAGCCGGCATCCCAATAGGGCTGCTCGCCGATGCGATCGGCCAGGTATTCGATGAACACCTGCACGCGCCGCGGCACCAGGCGCCCGGGCGGCGTCAGGGCATGGATGCCGATCGCGGGTTGGTTGAATCCGGTGAGGATGCGCTCCAGGCGGCCGTCCCTGAGGTAGCCTGCCAGGATGAAGGTCGGACCGGCGGTGATGCCGATACCGGCCGCGGCGGCGCGGGCCAGCACCTCGCCGTTGTTGGCGTGCATGCGCAGTTGCGGCTGAGCGTGCAGCGCACGACCGTCGCTGTCGGCGTATTCCCACTGCCGGCGGTAACTCATGTTGGTGTATTGCAGGCCCACGTGCCGGCGCAGCTCGTCCGGGTGCCGCGGCGCGCCGTGACGCCCGAGATAGGTGCGGCTCGCGCAGGTCACCATGCGCGCGCTGCCGAGGCGCCGCGCCACCAGCGTGGAATCCTCCAGGTCCCCGATCCGGACCGCCAGGTCGAACCCTTCCTCGACCAGGTTGACGCTGCGGTCGTTCAGGTCCAGGTGGAGCTCGATGGCCGGGTGCAGCTCGAGGAACCCGGTCAGGACATCGCACAAGTGCAGCATCCCGAAGCTGAGCGGCGCGGCCAGCCTGAGCGCGCCGCGCAGGCCGGTCACCTCCGCCGCCGCACCCT includes:
- a CDS encoding LysR family transcriptional regulator; translation: MDRFADIEALVAVVEAGSFSAAGERLGVAKSMVSRRVSQLEQRLGSRLLHRTTRRLALTEAGRHFYQRAVQILADLEDAEQGAAAEVTGLRGALRLAAPLSFGMLHLCDVLTGFLELHPAIELHLDLNDRSVNLVEEGFDLAVRIGDLEDSTLVARRLGSARMVTCASRTYLGRHGAPRHPDELRRHVGLQYTNMSYRRQWEYADSDGRALHAQPQLRMHANNGEVLARAAAAGIGITAGPTFILAGYLRDGRLERILTGFNQPAIGIHALTPPGRLVPRRVQVFIEYLADRIGEQPYWDAGL